In Fructilactobacillus cliffordii, a single genomic region encodes these proteins:
- a CDS encoding LysM peptidoglycan-binding domain-containing protein, translating to MKFKGIKTVAAITAVSAGVLLAGANSANASTTVTVKAGDTLSQIAEDHNVSVQSLKDANKIQDINKIYVGETFIIGDDGNVQVASTQTPVSPAVQPHYEVKQATVQAETPAQPAAQSQQTSQAAQAETPAQPAAQAQPQQTSQAAAQPAATQTQQTSQAASTQASSNNAADNDGSLDSIAAVESGGSYTARNGQYIGKYQLSASYLNGDYSPANQERVARQYAISRYGSIANAVAFRNSHNYW from the coding sequence ATGAAATTTAAAGGAATTAAAACTGTAGCCGCTATTACTGCTGTATCTGCTGGTGTATTATTAGCCGGTGCTAACAGTGCCAACGCTTCTACGACTGTAACTGTTAAAGCCGGAGACACTTTGTCACAAATCGCTGAAGACCACAACGTTTCAGTACAAAGCTTAAAAGATGCTAACAAGATTCAAGATATCAACAAGATTTATGTTGGTGAAACTTTCATCATTGGCGATGATGGAAACGTGCAAGTTGCTTCTACGCAAACTCCAGTGTCACCAGCCGTACAACCACACTACGAAGTAAAACAAGCAACTGTCCAAGCTGAAACTCCAGCTCAACCGGCTGCACAATCACAACAAACTAGCCAAGCCGCTCAAGCTGAAACTCCAGCCCAACCAGCAGCTCAGGCCCAACCACAACAAACTAGTCAAGCTGCTGCTCAACCAGCTGCTACGCAAACGCAACAAACTAGCCAAGCAGCTAGCACGCAAGCTTCAAGCAACAACGCTGCTGACAACGATGGTTCATTAGACTCAATCGCTGCCGTTGAATCAGGTGGTTCATACACTGCTCGGAACGGTCAATACATTGGTAAATACCAATTATCTGCTTCATACTTGAACGGTGACTACTCCCCAGCTAACCAAGAACGGGTTGCTCGTCAATACGCCATCAGTCGGTACGGTTCAATTGCTAATGCCGTTGCATTCCGGAACTCACACAACTACTGGTAA
- a CDS encoding type II toxin-antitoxin system YafQ family toxin, translating into MTKQYKPAFENQFKKHYKQMLKQPKYNKNQFNEIYYLLINDEEIPAKFNDHNLINRKPERELHIKPDWLLIYRYDGDYIKFIDTGSHSDLFE; encoded by the coding sequence ATGACTAAACAATACAAACCTGCTTTTGAAAATCAATTCAAAAAACATTACAAACAAATGCTAAAACAGCCTAAATATAACAAAAATCAATTCAATGAAATATATTACTTATTAATTAACGATGAAGAAATTCCAGCTAAGTTTAACGACCATAACCTCATAAATCGAAAACCTGAACGAGAACTTCACATTAAACCAGATTGGCTTTTGATTTATCGGTACGATGGTGATTATATTAAATTCATTGATACCGGTAGTCATTCAGACTTGTTTGAATAA
- a CDS encoding helix-turn-helix domain-containing protein, producing the protein MSIYQRIKELAKNKNISIRELEHQLGFPNGTLQKWVDNANSQKLKKVANYFNVSTDYLLGNGERPTADLDDLETIMMFGGKPVPEEDKQTVLEILRRLRDARDHK; encoded by the coding sequence ATGTCGATTTATCAACGGATTAAGGAATTAGCCAAAAATAAAAATATTTCCATTCGCGAATTAGAACATCAACTGGGTTTCCCTAATGGAACTTTACAGAAATGGGTTGATAACGCTAATTCACAAAAATTAAAGAAAGTAGCCAATTACTTTAACGTTTCCACTGATTATCTCTTGGGGAACGGGGAACGGCCTACCGCTGATTTAGACGATTTAGAAACCATTATGATGTTTGGAGGAAAACCGGTGCCAGAAGAAGATAAGCAAACTGTTCTGGAAATTTTAAGGAGGCTCAGAGATGCAAGAGATCATAAATAG
- a CDS encoding type II toxin-antitoxin system RelB/DinJ family antitoxin gives MKTNTAQIHFRTSTLNKDEFEKVLKENGLTAPEAFRIFMKQTINNNGLPFEVNQPNKRLKTAISSDDYVKFDNAQEGLDWLND, from the coding sequence ATGAAAACAAATACAGCACAAATTCATTTTAGAACTAGTACCCTTAATAAGGACGAATTTGAAAAAGTTTTAAAAGAAAACGGATTAACTGCTCCAGAAGCGTTTCGTATTTTTATGAAACAAACAATTAACAACAATGGATTACCTTTTGAAGTAAACCAACCAAATAAACGACTAAAAACAGCAATTAGTAGTGATGATTACGTTAAGTTTGATAATGCTCAGGAAGGTTTAGATTGGTTAAATGACTAA
- the zwf gene encoding glucose-6-phosphate dehydrogenase, whose amino-acid sequence MATETPTRALFMLFGGVGDLALRKLYPAIFNLYKKGSLSNDHFALIGLSRKSLTDDEFRAKIMDSIASEADSQDQAQEFASHFYWKSHDVNNKDHYSDLKELADQLEQKYETEGNRVFYVSMAPRFFGIVAQSLHDQGVLSTNGGFNRLVIEKPFGRDYESAKELNDALTSAFHENQIYRIDHYLGKETTEAIPVLRFGNPLIEAVWNHEYIKDVQITLAEKLGVEDRAGYYDTAGALRDMIQNHTLQIVSYLAMDQPNSFVDTEIRREKVKALQSMEIYDADGVKQNFVRGQYGAGPGSVPYREEPDVPSDSNNDTYAAGKIVFNNHRWGDTPFYIRSGKKLADKQGRIDIEFKKPLVDIFAKGTKQAPELQGNVLSFYIDPKIGITLSINTKNSNQGMHTETIDLGYLQSDQRAAKVPLPYERLFHDILTGDGTYFASWPEVAAAWKFVDPVQKLWDSEPGDFPNYEAGSMGPKAADELLARDGNSWYWPNNVR is encoded by the coding sequence ATGGCAACTGAAACACCAACACGAGCATTATTCATGCTTTTCGGTGGAGTTGGTGACTTAGCATTGCGGAAATTATACCCCGCTATCTTTAACCTCTATAAAAAAGGTAGCTTGAGTAACGACCATTTCGCTTTGATAGGTCTCTCCCGAAAATCACTAACCGACGACGAATTTCGCGCTAAGATTATGGACTCAATCGCTAGTGAAGCTGACAGTCAAGATCAAGCACAAGAATTTGCAAGTCACTTTTACTGGAAATCCCATGACGTAAACAACAAGGATCACTACTCCGACCTAAAAGAGTTAGCTGATCAACTAGAACAAAAGTACGAAACCGAAGGCAACCGGGTCTTTTACGTTTCGATGGCTCCCCGATTCTTTGGTATCGTGGCTCAAAGCCTGCACGATCAAGGTGTGCTTTCTACAAACGGTGGTTTCAACCGCTTAGTAATTGAAAAACCATTTGGTCGTGACTACGAATCCGCAAAGGAACTTAACGACGCTTTAACCAGCGCCTTTCACGAAAACCAAATCTACCGGATTGACCACTACTTAGGGAAAGAAACGACGGAAGCCATTCCAGTTCTCCGGTTTGGAAACCCGCTGATTGAAGCCGTGTGGAACCACGAATACATCAAGGACGTTCAAATTACCCTGGCTGAAAAACTAGGGGTTGAAGATCGGGCTGGTTACTACGATACAGCTGGTGCATTGCGGGATATGATTCAAAACCACACCCTGCAAATAGTGAGCTACTTAGCCATGGACCAACCCAACTCCTTCGTTGACACGGAAATCCGACGCGAAAAAGTCAAAGCCCTGCAAAGCATGGAAATTTACGATGCTGATGGAGTTAAACAAAACTTCGTGCGTGGTCAATACGGTGCTGGTCCTGGTTCAGTTCCATACCGGGAAGAACCAGACGTGCCAAGCGATTCAAACAACGACACCTACGCTGCTGGAAAGATTGTCTTTAACAACCACCGGTGGGGCGACACGCCGTTCTACATTCGTTCCGGAAAGAAGTTGGCTGACAAGCAAGGTCGGATTGACATTGAATTCAAGAAGCCGTTAGTAGACATCTTTGCCAAGGGAACCAAGCAAGCTCCTGAATTACAAGGCAACGTACTCTCCTTCTACATCGATCCCAAGATTGGCATTACGCTCAGCATCAACACCAAGAATTCCAACCAAGGAATGCACACGGAAACAATTGACCTGGGTTACTTACAATCCGACCAACGGGCTGCTAAAGTACCATTGCCATACGAACGGCTCTTCCACGACATTTTGACGGGAGACGGAACTTACTTCGCCAGCTGGCCAGAAGTAGCCGCCGCTTGGAAGTTCGTGGATCCCGTACAAAAACTGTGGGACAGCGAACCTGGTGACTTCCCGAACTACGAAGCTGGTTCCATGGGACCAAAGGCTGCCGACGAGTTATTAGCTCGAGATGGCAATAGTTGGTACTGGCCAAATAACGTTCGTTAA
- a CDS encoding glycoside hydrolase domain-containing protein produces the protein MDQQVLKVQKWLNSEYGKVSGYTKVNENGQTGWKTIYALREGLQHELGINPVSSGFGDHTKSALAGQVAKYRVGYKGNIAKLIQGAFWCKGYSPAAFNTKFSKGMQTAVDELRQDAGLPSGNLTVPLMAALFDMSAFKLLGGGTTAIRKMQQYLNHNYLSYFGDDLGLVPTDGLYQRNTNTALIYALQATEGMSTSQANGVYGPGTIRLTPTIYQGTSGPIVKVIQYGLMVNGFYDGPFDGIYGSNVANAVFNFRNFMKLPPYNGSANLAVIKGLLTSNGDTNRDSDACDTSFQVSSSTAKKLKSYGFNLIGRYLTGTVGTGSNRRQKNLIPSEIEDLVNAGLHIFPIYQDNDGDQSYFTAAQGFSDARIATSKAIELGFSEGTTIYFAVDTDIQDGDIAGTVIPYMEAVNYAISKRFKVGIYGTRNVCSKTLKRGYAVNAFVSDMSTGYSGNLGYKMPDGWSIDQFTEYNFADIAIDQDASSGKDKGANKFKPAPRNTISPTEAMKKIFGDFSLDYGKTYDIINIGAVELSVKVDQKYTVQEGHGYIDIQNGKFTKDGLFRYLTENGFKDSQNLYNMLDDYVNNFKFTANVDLGNLSIGASIQFGEAEISTTVNVFKVGNKELSGELSYTITMKIKEEKLPNIEKIEKYGTEAVKDVSRLYGVVAYDVESFANVVIQFIATKSVSSGKVALAALAALFAFLTSPQFIEFLLNLLR, from the coding sequence ATGGATCAACAAGTTTTAAAAGTACAAAAATGGTTAAATTCAGAATACGGAAAGGTAAGTGGCTACACCAAGGTTAATGAAAATGGCCAAACTGGTTGGAAGACCATTTATGCTTTACGTGAAGGATTACAGCACGAATTAGGCATTAATCCTGTGTCCAGTGGCTTTGGGGACCATACTAAGTCAGCCTTAGCAGGCCAAGTAGCTAAATATCGGGTAGGTTATAAAGGCAACATCGCTAAATTAATTCAAGGTGCTTTTTGGTGTAAAGGTTATAGTCCAGCTGCCTTTAACACTAAATTTTCTAAAGGAATGCAAACTGCAGTAGACGAATTGCGTCAAGATGCAGGGCTACCCAGTGGTAATTTAACGGTTCCTTTAATGGCCGCTTTGTTTGATATGAGTGCCTTTAAATTATTAGGTGGGGGTACTACTGCTATCCGAAAAATGCAACAATACCTGAATCATAACTATCTTAGTTACTTTGGTGATGATTTAGGCTTAGTTCCCACTGATGGTCTTTACCAACGAAACACTAATACCGCTTTAATTTATGCCTTACAAGCAACTGAAGGTATGTCTACTAGTCAGGCAAATGGAGTTTATGGTCCCGGTACCATTAGATTAACGCCAACGATTTATCAAGGTACCAGTGGTCCGATTGTTAAAGTTATTCAATATGGTTTAATGGTAAACGGATTTTACGATGGACCTTTTGACGGGATTTATGGAAGTAACGTTGCTAATGCGGTATTCAACTTTCGGAATTTTATGAAACTTCCACCTTACAATGGATCCGCTAACTTAGCTGTAATCAAGGGATTATTAACCTCCAATGGTGATACTAACCGTGACTCTGACGCTTGTGATACCTCATTCCAAGTCTCCAGTTCAACAGCTAAAAAACTCAAAAGTTATGGTTTTAATTTAATTGGTCGGTATTTAACTGGAACGGTGGGTACTGGTTCAAATCGGCGGCAAAAAAATTTAATCCCGAGTGAGATTGAAGATTTGGTAAACGCCGGTTTGCATATTTTTCCCATTTACCAGGATAATGATGGCGATCAATCGTACTTTACTGCAGCTCAAGGATTCTCTGATGCACGAATTGCAACTTCTAAAGCAATTGAATTGGGATTCTCTGAAGGAACTACCATTTATTTTGCTGTGGATACTGACATTCAAGATGGAGATATTGCCGGAACGGTTATTCCATATATGGAAGCTGTTAATTATGCTATTAGTAAACGTTTTAAAGTAGGTATTTATGGAACCAGAAATGTATGCAGTAAAACACTAAAACGGGGTTATGCAGTAAATGCTTTTGTTTCCGATATGTCTACTGGTTACAGTGGGAACTTAGGCTACAAAATGCCAGATGGTTGGTCTATTGATCAATTTACCGAATATAACTTTGCAGATATCGCAATTGATCAAGATGCTTCATCTGGTAAAGATAAGGGAGCTAACAAGTTTAAGCCAGCTCCTAGAAATACCATTAGTCCAACCGAAGCCATGAAAAAAATTTTTGGTGACTTTTCATTAGACTATGGCAAAACATATGACATTATTAATATCGGTGCAGTCGAACTTTCTGTAAAGGTCGATCAAAAATATACTGTACAAGAAGGACATGGCTACATTGATATTCAAAATGGTAAATTTACTAAAGATGGCTTGTTTAGATATTTAACAGAAAATGGATTTAAAGATTCTCAAAATCTATACAATATGTTGGATGATTATGTAAATAACTTCAAGTTCACTGCGAACGTTGACCTAGGCAATTTATCCATTGGAGCCAGTATTCAGTTTGGAGAAGCCGAGATCTCAACTACTGTTAACGTATTTAAAGTAGGCAATAAAGAATTATCCGGGGAATTATCTTACACGATTACAATGAAAATTAAGGAAGAGAAACTCCCTAATATCGAGAAAATTGAGAAGTATGGTACTGAAGCAGTAAAAGACGTAAGCAGATTATACGGAGTCGTTGCTTATGATGTAGAATCGTTTGCTAATGTAGTTATCCAATTTATTGCTACTAAGTCTGTTAGTTCAGGAAAAGTGGCTCTCGCTGCTTTAGCCGCCCTATTCGCTTTTCTAACATCTCCCCAATTTATAGAATTTCTCTTAAATTTACTTAGATAA
- a CDS encoding glycoside hydrolase family 13 protein, whose product MQRTQPAWWQDEIIYEIYPRSFNDSNGDGIGDLPGITAKLDYLQELGVTMLWLAPVYRSPMVDMGYDIADYQAIDPAFGTMADMEELLSAAHDRGLKVIMDLVLNHTSDQHPWFQEALRDPTSPYRDYYIFKSAPAAQAPTNWRGIFGGSTWTAVPDDPETMYFHTFTAAQPDLNWENPELRQQLYRIINWWLAKGIAGFRLDAITHLKKDQDWDNLPADGPDGLVSVTRKGLNRPGLGKFLQELKEATFARHDSVTIGEAAGVRPDQLAEFVGPAGYFSMIFDFSYLNIDVTDANQWEQPRDWTTTELADTIFTSQRAIQTAQGVFANVLENHDQNRALTKFIKNPVDRTPAAAKALATLSVFLPGVPVLYQGQELGMHNFTRHHIEEFNDVSSINNYQRLIKAGKTPDEALAIVNWRSRDNARVPMPWDDSRFGGFSTGTPWLNPGTVKHGINVAAEQADPESVLHYYQQLLRLQQQPQYRDVLRTGQFEPLVSPAAVIAYRRQNEQQRLLVLLNLERQPVSLAHRYQGRILLDNLSTKAIGKGEIVDQLEPQQALIMEEL is encoded by the coding sequence ATGCAACGAACTCAACCAGCATGGTGGCAGGACGAAATTATTTACGAGATTTATCCGCGTTCCTTTAATGATAGTAACGGGGATGGAATCGGAGATCTGCCGGGGATTACGGCAAAATTAGATTATCTGCAAGAACTCGGCGTTACCATGCTGTGGCTCGCGCCCGTTTACCGCTCGCCGATGGTCGACATGGGCTATGACATTGCTGATTATCAAGCGATTGATCCGGCGTTTGGCACGATGGCGGACATGGAAGAATTGTTGAGTGCGGCCCACGACCGGGGACTGAAGGTCATCATGGATTTAGTATTGAACCATACCTCAGACCAGCACCCGTGGTTTCAGGAAGCACTTCGTGATCCAACTAGTCCATACCGGGATTATTACATCTTTAAGTCCGCTCCAGCAGCCCAAGCTCCGACCAACTGGCGGGGTATTTTTGGGGGCTCGACTTGGACTGCGGTTCCCGATGATCCAGAAACAATGTACTTTCACACCTTTACGGCGGCGCAACCAGATTTGAATTGGGAAAATCCAGAACTGCGGCAACAGCTTTACCGCATCATTAACTGGTGGTTAGCGAAGGGAATTGCTGGCTTTCGACTAGACGCGATTACCCATTTAAAGAAGGATCAGGATTGGGATAATCTGCCGGCCGATGGTCCCGATGGGTTAGTTAGCGTCACACGGAAGGGGCTTAACCGTCCGGGCTTAGGTAAGTTTTTACAAGAATTGAAAGAAGCCACTTTTGCCCGGCATGATTCCGTGACGATTGGGGAAGCCGCCGGGGTCCGGCCCGACCAACTAGCTGAATTCGTGGGACCAGCTGGTTATTTCTCCATGATCTTTGACTTTAGTTACCTTAATATTGACGTGACTGATGCAAATCAATGGGAGCAACCACGTGATTGGACCACTACGGAACTGGCCGACACTATCTTTACGAGTCAACGAGCCATCCAAACTGCGCAGGGCGTGTTTGCCAACGTTTTAGAAAATCACGACCAAAACCGGGCCCTGACCAAGTTTATTAAAAATCCTGTGGATCGAACTCCAGCAGCAGCCAAAGCCCTGGCAACTTTGTCGGTGTTCCTTCCAGGGGTTCCAGTGCTTTATCAAGGACAGGAGCTGGGGATGCACAATTTTACGCGCCACCACATCGAGGAATTTAATGACGTTTCTTCCATTAATAACTATCAACGCCTAATTAAAGCGGGTAAAACTCCGGATGAAGCACTAGCGATTGTTAACTGGCGCTCCCGCGATAACGCCCGGGTACCAATGCCATGGGATGACAGTCGTTTCGGTGGCTTTTCGACAGGAACGCCGTGGTTAAATCCAGGAACGGTCAAGCACGGGATTAATGTGGCAGCTGAACAAGCTGATCCAGAGTCCGTGCTGCACTATTATCAGCAATTATTACGGTTGCAACAGCAGCCGCAGTACCGGGACGTCCTCCGCACGGGTCAGTTTGAACCACTGGTTAGTCCAGCCGCGGTGATTGCATATCGCCGGCAAAATGAGCAGCAACGGTTATTGGTGTTGTTGAACCTGGAGCGGCAGCCCGTTTCGCTAGCCCATAGGTATCAAGGCCGGATTCTTTTGGATAATTTAAGCACTAAAGCAATCGGGAAAGGGGAAATTGTTGACCAATTAGAGCCTCAACAAGCACTAATCATGGAGGAATTGTGA
- a CDS encoding amino acid ABC transporter ATP-binding protein — MLKIQNLKKSYGSQVVFQNLNIEVPDGGILTVVGPSGIGKTTFLNILAGLSSADAGTIELNGKQLELSPNRRGTDVGVIFQDFNLFPQYTVAENVTLAPKVVKKENKHEYQQQCQELLKELDLSDKQASYPFQLSGGQKQRVAIARALAMKPGVLAYDEPTSGLDEESTNRVTEVIQKLQKRGVTQIVVTHDLPFAQSLNGQVLNFGTDVDR; from the coding sequence ATGTTAAAGATTCAGAACTTAAAGAAATCATACGGCTCCCAGGTCGTCTTTCAGAATTTAAACATTGAAGTTCCCGACGGTGGAATTTTAACGGTTGTCGGACCTTCTGGAATTGGGAAAACGACTTTTTTAAACATCCTCGCGGGTTTAAGTTCTGCGGATGCCGGGACAATCGAACTAAACGGAAAACAGTTAGAACTTAGTCCCAACCGTCGGGGTACAGACGTCGGCGTGATCTTTCAAGACTTTAACCTTTTTCCCCAGTACACGGTCGCTGAAAACGTGACGCTGGCCCCGAAAGTGGTTAAAAAGGAAAACAAACATGAATACCAGCAACAATGCCAGGAGTTACTAAAGGAGCTGGATTTAAGCGACAAACAGGCTTCTTATCCGTTTCAACTCTCTGGGGGACAGAAGCAGCGGGTCGCCATTGCCCGAGCGTTAGCCATGAAACCCGGCGTATTAGCCTACGATGAACCAACTTCTGGACTGGATGAAGAATCGACTAACCGGGTCACAGAAGTGATTCAAAAGTTACAAAAACGGGGCGTGACGCAGATTGTGGTTACCCACGATTTGCCCTTTGCCCAAAGTTTAAACGGTCAGGTGTTGAACTTCGGGACGGACGTTGATCGTTAG
- a CDS encoding ImmA/IrrE family metallo-endopeptidase, which produces MQEIINSLFNYALNHDIGVVYTDKLMPETKSFADIPTRSIVINANEPNQRQLPLIIAHEISHVVQCDTNDAQLNFSTALKPHYEQKANIGAIDLLIPFYVEDKELDQINVDEFMQLFAIPSSLRDICITEMKNNIN; this is translated from the coding sequence ATGCAAGAGATCATAAATAGCCTGTTTAACTACGCGTTAAATCATGATATTGGAGTGGTTTACACTGATAAGTTGATGCCAGAAACAAAGTCATTTGCTGACATTCCTACACGCTCGATTGTGATTAATGCAAACGAACCTAATCAGCGGCAATTACCCCTTATTATTGCTCATGAAATTAGTCATGTAGTCCAGTGCGATACGAATGATGCTCAGTTAAACTTTTCAACGGCGCTCAAACCACATTACGAGCAAAAAGCTAACATTGGGGCCATTGACTTATTAATCCCATTTTATGTAGAAGATAAAGAACTGGATCAAATTAACGTGGACGAGTTTATGCAGCTATTTGCAATTCCCAGTTCTTTACGGGATATCTGTATTACTGAAATGAAAAATAACATTAACTAA
- the gndA gene encoding NADP-dependent phosphogluconate dehydrogenase, translating into MADKKANIGVVGMAVMGKNLALNIESRGYTVAIYNRSASKTEKVMEDHSDKNLIPSYNIEDFVKSIEAPRTILLMVKAGAPTDAVINEILPLLDKGDTLIDGGNTNFHDTIARNKELAKSGINFIGMGVSGGELGALQGPSLMPGGQKEAYDRVAPILEKIAAKAKDGKPCVAYIGPDGAGHYVKMVHNGIEYGDEELIDESFNILRNAAGYSVDDLAKIFADWNKGELNSYLIEITADILTRKDDLGDDKNKPIVDMILDRGANKGTGKWSSEDALDEGAPQSVITEAVYARFVSMLKDERMAAAKVLNGPSKKPTYNGDDIVEDMRQALYFGKIMSYAQGFEQMRMASASHDWNLKYGELAQIWREGCIIRAQFLDEITKAFEKTPDLNNLLMDPFFGDIANKYQDAARRILAFATEYGIPVPSLAGAVSYFDSYRAEVLPANLLQAQRDYFGAHTYERVDRPGSFHYPWYKEQ; encoded by the coding sequence ATGGCTGACAAGAAAGCAAACATCGGAGTTGTTGGAATGGCCGTTATGGGTAAGAACCTGGCCCTTAACATCGAAAGCCGCGGCTACACCGTTGCAATTTACAACCGTTCTGCTTCTAAGACGGAAAAAGTAATGGAGGATCACAGTGACAAGAACTTGATTCCTTCATACAACATTGAAGACTTCGTAAAATCAATTGAAGCTCCACGGACTATTTTATTGATGGTTAAAGCTGGTGCCCCAACTGATGCTGTAATTAACGAAATTCTCCCATTGTTAGACAAGGGTGACACGTTAATCGATGGTGGTAACACAAACTTCCACGACACGATTGCTCGGAACAAAGAATTAGCTAAATCAGGAATTAACTTCATCGGAATGGGAGTTTCAGGTGGTGAATTAGGTGCCCTTCAAGGTCCTTCTTTGATGCCTGGTGGTCAAAAAGAAGCTTATGACCGGGTTGCCCCAATCTTGGAAAAGATTGCTGCTAAGGCCAAAGATGGCAAGCCATGTGTTGCTTACATCGGTCCAGATGGTGCTGGTCACTACGTTAAAATGGTCCACAACGGAATCGAATACGGTGACGAAGAGTTAATTGACGAATCATTTAACATCTTACGGAACGCCGCTGGTTACTCCGTTGACGACTTAGCTAAAATCTTTGCCGACTGGAACAAGGGTGAATTAAACAGTTATCTGATTGAAATCACTGCTGACATCTTAACTCGTAAAGATGACTTAGGTGACGACAAGAACAAGCCAATCGTTGACATGATTTTAGACCGTGGTGCTAACAAAGGTACTGGTAAGTGGTCTTCAGAAGATGCCTTAGACGAAGGTGCTCCTCAATCAGTAATTACGGAAGCCGTTTACGCTCGGTTCGTCTCCATGTTGAAGGACGAACGGATGGCTGCTGCTAAAGTATTGAACGGCCCATCAAAGAAACCAACTTACAACGGTGACGACATCGTGGAAGACATGCGTCAAGCTCTTTACTTCGGTAAGATTATGAGCTACGCCCAAGGTTTCGAACAAATGCGGATGGCTTCTGCCAGCCACGACTGGAACTTGAAGTACGGCGAATTGGCACAAATCTGGCGTGAAGGTTGTATCATCCGGGCTCAATTCTTAGACGAAATTACAAAAGCCTTTGAAAAGACCCCTGACTTGAACAACTTGTTAATGGATCCATTCTTTGGTGACATCGCTAACAAGTACCAAGATGCTGCCCGTCGCATCTTAGCCTTTGCTACTGAATACGGAATTCCAGTTCCATCATTAGCTGGTGCAGTTTCATACTTTGACTCATACCGGGCTGAAGTTCTTCCTGCTAACCTGTTACAAGCACAACGTGACTACTTCGGTGCTCACACGTACGAACGGGTTGACCGTCCAGGAAGCTTCCACTACCCTTGGTACAAAGAACAGTAA
- a CDS encoding amino acid ABC transporter substrate-binding protein, with translation MKRKNKLIIGNLVVLALLGLVLGTVYYRFNHRTDSWKSLQNEKTLKIGIDDTFVPMGFRDKNNKLVGYDVEMARAACKKLGLKPDFQVIDWSMKETELNTHHIDAIWNGYTVTPERKEHVAFTKPYHRTGQVLLTRADSGVNQPQDMRGKQLGVQSGSSGFTLFQTNPQDLKQYLTSAPVQYDTFDKAINDVQVGRLGAVLIDEDYARYYLAHSHPKIPLKIVPTNFPPDEMAVGVRKEDKTLRKKLNWAIQELHRDGTEQRLARKYFGTPQPPQQKQPMQPQPTQKP, from the coding sequence ATGAAGAGAAAAAACAAGCTCATCATCGGAAATTTAGTGGTGCTGGCCCTCCTGGGTTTAGTCCTCGGGACCGTGTATTATCGGTTTAACCACCGGACCGATAGTTGGAAGAGCCTCCAAAATGAAAAAACGCTCAAAATTGGGATTGATGATACCTTTGTTCCGATGGGATTTCGGGATAAAAACAATAAATTGGTCGGTTACGACGTTGAAATGGCCCGGGCTGCTTGTAAGAAGCTCGGTTTGAAGCCCGATTTTCAAGTGATAGATTGGTCCATGAAAGAAACTGAACTAAACACCCACCATATTGATGCAATTTGGAACGGGTACACGGTGACACCAGAACGAAAGGAACACGTGGCCTTCACTAAGCCTTATCACCGGACGGGACAGGTCTTGTTAACCCGGGCTGATTCGGGAGTGAACCAACCCCAAGACATGCGTGGGAAGCAACTCGGAGTGCAATCGGGATCGTCCGGATTCACGCTTTTTCAAACGAACCCACAAGATCTAAAACAATACTTAACTAGTGCGCCCGTGCAGTACGATACCTTTGATAAGGCCATCAACGACGTACAGGTCGGCCGGCTGGGAGCGGTGTTAATCGACGAGGATTACGCTCGCTACTACCTGGCTCACAGTCACCCGAAGATTCCGTTAAAAATTGTCCCGACGAACTTCCCACCAGATGAAATGGCCGTGGGAGTGCGGAAGGAAGACAAGACCTTGCGGAAGAAACTTAACTGGGCCATCCAGGAATTACACCGGGATGGAACGGAACAGCGGTTAGCGCGCAAGTACTTTGGTACGCCACAACCGCCGCAACAAAAGCAACCAATGCAACCGCAACCAACGCAAAAACCATAA